From the Mycobacterium noviomagense genome, the window TCAACACCGCCAACGTGTCGCTGCGCCGCTTCCAGCAGCGGCCCGGCGAGGTGCTGGTGCTGGGCCAGGTGCTCGACACCCGGGTACGGGTCAACGATCCTGACCTACCCCAGTTGGCCGACGTCGACGTCGTTATCACCGATCTCGGAATCGAGCAGATCCGAACCCGCGACTGGATGGTCAGCCGGGTCGCTGTGCGGATCCCCCGGCGGCTGGGCCGGCGCGGCGCGGTCCACGTCGTCGACTGGCACAACGTGGTCGGTCTGACACCGTCGGCGCTGGCGATGCCGGGACAGGCGGTGGCGCAGCTGCTACAACAGTTCGAGGGACTGCGGCCGGTCGAGGTGGCCGACGCCATCCGCGAACTGCCACCCAAGCGGCGCTATGAGGTGGTCAACGCCCTCGACGACGACCGGCTGGCCGACATTTTGCAAGAGCTGCCAGAGGACGACCAAGCGGACCTGTTGAAGCACCTCGGCACCGAACGCGCGGCCGACGTGCTGGAGGCAATGGACCCCGACGACGCGGCGGACGTGCTCGGCACCATGAACCCGGCTGAGGCCGAGATGCTGCTGGGCGAAATGGATCCGGGCGAATCCGACCCGGTGCGACGGCTGCTGAAGCACTCCCCCAACACCGCGGGCGGTTTGATGACATCCAATCCGATTGTGCTGACACCCGATACACCCGTGGCCGAAGCACTGGCCCGGGTGCGCGACCCCGACCTGACTCCCGCGTTGGCTTCCCTGGTCTTCGTCACGCGCCCGCCAACGGCCACGCCGACCGGTCGTTACCTGGGTTGTGTGCATCTGCAGCGGCTGCTGCGTGAACCACCGGCCGCCCTCGTCGGCGGCATCGTCGATGCTGACCTGCCTTCCGTCACCCCGGAGCTGCCGCTGGCCCCCTTGACGCGCTATTTCGCCGCCTACAACCTGCTGTGCGGGCCGGTGGTCGACCACCAGAATCATCTCCTGGGAGCGGTGACCGTCGACGACCT encodes:
- a CDS encoding magnesium transporter MgtE N-terminal domain-containing protein, which codes for MTSVNRVYVARLARMLVLGPLGESLGRVRDVVISISIVRQQPRVLGLVVELVTRRRIFVPILRVAAIEPHAVTLNTANVSLRRFQQRPGEVLVLGQVLDTRVRVNDPDLPQLADVDVVITDLGIEQIRTRDWMVSRVAVRIPRRLGRRGAVHVVDWHNVVGLTPSALAMPGQAVAQLLQQFEGLRPVEVADAIRELPPKRRYEVVNALDDDRLADILQELPEDDQADLLKHLGTERAADVLEAMDPDDAADVLGTMNPAEAEMLLGEMDPGESDPVRRLLKHSPNTAGGLMTSNPIVLTPDTPVAEALARVRDPDLTPALASLVFVTRPPTATPTGRYLGCVHLQRLLREPPAALVGGIVDADLPSVTPELPLAPLTRYFAAYNLLCGPVVDHQNHLLGAVTVDDLLDHLLPPDWREALEEPELDGVGRAL